The following DNA comes from Sinorhizobium mexicanum.
GAGAAGACCGGCGCCAAGATCAACATCGAGGACGACGGTACGGTCAAGATCGCATCCTCGTCCGCCAAGGAGATCGAAGCGGCCCGCAAATGGATCCACTCGATCGTCGCCGAGCCGGAAGTCGGCCAGATCTACGAAGGCACGGTCGTCAAGACCGCCGATTTCGGCGCCTTCGTCAACTTCTTCGGCGCCCGCGACGGCCTGGTCCACATCTCGCAGCTCGCGTCCGAACGGGTCGCCAAGACAACCGACGTCGTCAAGGAAGGCGATAAGGTTTGGGTCAAGCTGATGGGCTTCGACGAGCGCGGCAAGGTTCGCCTCTCCATGAAGGTCGTCGATCAGGCGACCGGCAAGGAGGTCGTCGCTGAGAAGGCCGAGAAGAAGGACGGCGGCGAAGCGGCCGAATAAGCCTGCCCCTCCGAGATATCAGCGCGGGATGAGGAAAGTGTGCGCGGTTTTCCGCCCGCATCCCGCGCTAACTTTCTAGAGTCGATCACGCTTATGATTTTGGGTCGGTTCGACCCAAAATCATCGTGATCTAGGGGGCGTGGAGCGGATCGCTCTGCGCCCCCTTTCTGTAAGCAACGAACGGATTCGATCTCATGAGCCGCGACGCACTGAAGACCTTGTTCCACCCTTTCGAGACCGGTGTCATCGATCCTCCGGGAGAGGATGAACGCGTGCTCTTTCTCGGGGCGGAGGCGGGCTACAGGCTGCCGCAGGGCTTTTCCGCCTCGATTGCCGCCGTGCAGCCCCTGAGGCCGCTCTATCGCGCACTGGAAGCGGCACGTGCCGACGTAACTCCGCTCGCCGAGGGCGACGAATATGACGCCGCGCTGGTGCTTTGCGGCAAGCACAAGGGCGAAAACGAGGACCGGATCGCCGAGGCGCTCAAGCGCACCCGCGCCGGCGCACTGATCGTTATAGCAGGTGGTAAGGAGGACGGGATCCAGTCGCTGCGCAAGAGGATCGGCAAATTCGGTTGGGACGGGGACTCGCTGCCGAAATACCATGGTGTCGCCTTCTGGTTCACCCGCCCCGAAGATGTGTCGGACGCCATGTCTCAGCTTGCCAAGGTGCCGGTGCGTGTCGACGGGCTGTTCGAGGCGACGCCAGGAATGTTCTCTCATGACCGGGTCGATGCCGGTTCGGAGCTTCTTGCCTCGCGCCTGCCCAAGGATCTTACCGGCCACGCGGCCGATTTCGGTGCCGGCTGGGGTTATCTCTCGGTGATGCTCGCCCACGCCTCGCGGGGCCTGAAGGGCATCGATCTTTTCGAGGCGGACTATGAAGCCTTGGAGGCCGCACGCGTCAACATGATGGCGAACGCCCCCTCGATCCCGGCCCGCTTCTATTGGCACGACCTGACCACCGAGGAGACCCGCGACAAATACGATTTGATCGTCATGAATCCGCCCTTTCACGAGGGGCACGCCGCAGAGCCGTCGCTCGGTGCCGCGATCATCAAATCCGCCGCCAAGGCCTTGAAGCACGGCGGCAAGCTGATGCTGGTTGCCAATCGCGGCCTGGCCTACGAGCAGGTTCTTGCGGAAAACTTCAAGGAGAGCGGCGAGACCTGCCGCAATGCGCGCTTCAAGGTGCTCTGGGCGAAACGCTAGGACGCTCCGGACGGCGCCGCAGCTCAGCTGTGACGCGTCGTCGTTTCCAGTTGCCAGCAGGGACGATCAGGCACACCATGTCGTGCCGGGCATGACGGCATACAGCACGAGCGTCTTTGCAGGAGAGGAGCAGGCTATGGGATTCGGACCCGCTCGACCACCTATGATGGAAGATGTCGAAGAGGTGATTGCGCGCGACATCAAGAGTGCCGAAGGGCACGGCGAGACGTCGGAAGTTCCCCTGCCGTTCCTGCGCAACCTCTATCGCGTGCCGCTTGTGTCGGGAAAGCTGCAGCATATGCGTCGCGCCGTTGTCGGCCTCGGGCTTTTGGCCATTCTGTTCGGATTGATCTGGGCCTGGACGGCGGGCTGATCCGAGTGCGAGCAATGCCAGGAAAGGTGTGTAATGGTTTTCCCGGCGGATTTGCGTCGATCTGCTGCATGTTTCCTTAAATCGTAACCGATTTAAGGACCAAAACATGCAGCAATTCAAAGTGCTAAAGCCTCCTTTGCGCGTCTGATAAGACGCGGGGGCGCTTTCGTGAATAAGCCGGATCGGCTGTCTTACTCCACGTCGGCGGTGCGCAGTGCCTCGAGCGTCGGCATGGAGGTGATGTTGTAGCCGGAATCCACATAGTGGATTTCGCCTGTGACGCCGCGCGAAAGATCGGAAAGAAGGTACAGCGCCGAATTGCCGACATCGTCGATCGTCACCGTCCGGCGCAGCGGCGAATTCTTCTGCTGCCAGGAAAGCATCGCACGGGCGTCCGAGATGCCGGCGCCGGCGAGCGTGCGGATCGGCCCGGCGGAGATCGCGTTGACGCGGATGCCGCGGGTGCCGTAGTCGGCGGCGAGATAGCGCACCGAAGCCTCGAGCGCCGCCTTGGCAACACCCATCACATTGTAGTTCGGCATCACCCGCGTCGAGCCGCCATAGGTCAGCGTCAGCATCGTGCCGCCTTCGTTCATCAGTTCGGCGGCGCGCCTGGCGATCTCGGTGAAGGAGAAGCAGGAGATGACCATGGTGCGGCTGAAGTTGTCGCGCGTGGTATCCGCGTAAAGTCCCTTCAACTCGTTCTTGTCGGAGAAGCCGATGGCGTGAACGATGAAATCAAGCTTTCCCCAGCGCTCCTTGATCGCAGAGATCACGGCGTCGACTGAGGCGATGTCCTCGACGTCGCAGGGCAGCAGGAAGTCGGAATTGACTTCCGCGGCGAGCGGCTTCACCCGCTTGCCGAGCGCTTCGCCCTGATAGGTGAAGGCGAGTTCGGCACCCTGGGCGGCGAGCGCCTTCGAGATTCCCCAGGCAATAGAATGGTTGTTGGCCACACCCATGATGAGGCCGCGCTTTCCGTTCATCAGTCCGTTCATTGTGTTATCCGTTATAGCGCTGGAAGACGAGCGTGGCGTTGGTGCCGCCGAAGCCGAACGAGTTCGAAAGAACGGTGTCGATCTTGGCGTTGTCGATCCGCTTGCGAACGATCGGTACGCCTTCGAACTCGGGATCGAGCTCGCTGATATGCGCGCTTTCGCCGATGAAGCCGGCCTGCATCATCAGCAGGCCGTAGATCGATTCCTGCACGCCGGCAGCACCCAGCGAATGGCCTGTGAGAGATTTGGTCGACTGGATATGTGGCATCTTCTCGCCGAAAACCTCGCGGATGGCGCCGATTTCCTTGGAGTCGCCGACTGGCGTCGAGGTTCCGTGGGTGTTGATGTAGTCGATATCGCCCTTCACGGTCGCGAGCGCCTGACGCATGCACCGCACGGCGCCTTCACCGGACGGGGCAACCATGTCGTAGCCGTCGGAGGTTGCGCCATAACCGACGATCTCGGCATAGATCTTGGCGCCGCGGGCCTTCGCATGCTCCAGCTCCTCGAGCACCAGAACGCCGGCGCCGCCAGCAATCACGAAGCCGTCGCGGTTGACGTCATAGGCGCGCGAGGCCGCGGACGGCGTGTCGTTGAACTTCGAGGACATCGCGCCCATGGCGTCGAAAAGATTGGACATGGTCCAGTCGAGATCCTCGTGGCCGCCGGCGAACATCACGTCCTGCTTGCCCCACTGGATCATCTCGGCAGCATTGCCGATGCAGTGCGCCGAGGTTGAGCAGGCGGACGAGATCGAGTAGTTGACGCCATGGATCTGGAACCAGGTCGCAAGCGTGGCCGAGGCCGTCGAGGACATCGCCTTCGGGACTGCGAAGGGGCCGATGCGCTTGGGGCTCACGTTCTTGCGGGTGACGTCGGCAGCCTCGACGATGGTGCGGGTCGAAGGACCGCCCGAGCCCATGATGATACCGGTGCGTTCATTGGTGATGTCGCCGGCTTCGAGCCCCGAATCCGCGATTGCCTGCTTCATCGCCACGTGATTCCAGGCGCCGCCCTGCGACAGGAAGCGCATGGCGCGGCGGTCGACAAGGTCCGTCGGGTCGAGCGAAGGCGCGCCCCAGACCTGGCACTTGAAGCCGTTCTCGGCGAAATCCGGGGAAAACGTGATGCCCGATTTCGCATCGCGCAGCGACGCCGTGACTTCCTCGGCATTGTTGCCGATCGAGGAAACGATGCCGAGGCCCGTGACAACTACCCGTCTCATGGTACTGACCTTTTCTTAACTTGAACCCGTCCTGGCCGTTTTGCGGCTCAGTCGGCCTTTTCCTGGAAAAGACCGACCCTGAGGTCGCTGGCCTTGTAGATCACTTCGCCGTCGGCCTTCATCCAGCCGTCGGCAATGCCGAGCACCAGGCGGCCGCGCATCACGCGCTTGAAGTCGATGCCGTATTCGACCAGCTTGGTCTTCGGCGTCACCATCCCTGTGAATTTCACCTCGCCGGTGGAGATCGCGCGGCCCTTGCCGGGCTCGCCGAGCCAACCGAGGAAGAATCCGGTCAATTGCCACATGGCATCGAGGCCAAGGCAGCCCGGCATGACGGGGTCGCCCATGAAATGGCACGGGAAAAACCAGAGGTCCGGCGTGATGTCGAACTCGGCGCGGATGTAGCCCTTGTTGTGTGGGCCTCCGGTTTCCGAGATGTCGGTGATGCGGTTGAACATCAGCATCGGCGGCAGCGGCAGTTGGGCATTGCCAGGGCCAAACATTTCACCTCGGCCGCAGGTCAGGATTTCCTCATAGCTGAAGCTGGATTGTCTGGTTGTCATGAATGGTCGTTTCCCCGAGTGACTGAGTGTTCCCCGACCAGCTTTAGAGCAAGTTCGGGCTGAATTGAAGCGTGGCCCTGCGCCGATGGCAATCCCGCCAGCCGCAGTTTCCGCTTCGACGATATCCTATAAGGTAGTGCGGATGGCGGCGAAAACCCGCTTCACTTTTTCTCTCATGCGGCTCTTATTTGCGACATCGTTCCGCCGTCGCTTACAGTATGAATGTGGGCACGACCAGAGTTAAATGCCAGCCTTCCCCTGCTTTGGGCCGATTTTCAGGCGTTTGCACCCCCTGGAAGCTCGGAATCTATTGAAAGCGGCGGCGGCAGAAGTTATATCGCAAACGGATAATCTGTGAATTTTGGTCAGGATACCGAAACGGCTGCGTATGACGAAAGCACCACAAATGTGTTCGCAGGAGAGGCTGCGCAATTCGGGGTTGCGCCCGACACGCCAGCGTGTCGCGCTTGCGGATCTCATTTTCGCCAAGGGCGACCGTCACTTGACCGTCGAGGAACTGCACGAAGAGGCGGTCGAGGCCGGCGTCCCGGTTTCGCTTGCCACCGTCTACAACACGCTGCACCAGTTCACCGAAGCGGGCATGATCCGCGTGCTGGCGGTCGAGAGCGCCAAAACCTATTTCGACACCAACGTGTCCGACCACCATCACTTCTTCGTCGAAGGTCAGAATGAGGTGCTCGACATTCCGGTGAGCAATATCCAGATCGACAATCTTCCGGAGCCTCCGGAAGGCATGGAAATCTCCCATGTCGATGTCGTGGTCCGCCTGCGTCGCAAGTCCGACCGCTGACCACAGGACCGGCGCCGCGCCCGCCGGACGCTGAAGGCGCCTGATAGTTTCCAGGACTTCTACATCACGTCGTTCGGGTGACGGCCCGGACCGGCCTTGTCGATCGGCAACGTCCAGCCATACCGCAACGCACCGCCGCGCACGGCAAAGGCCGCCAGCACGCCGAGTGCCGATGTCACGGCCAACGGCATGCCGATCATCGTCGCGGATACGAAAGCGCCGGCGCCGACAAGAGCCGCGGTGACGTAGATCTCCGGCCGCAGCAGCACGGAGGGCTCTCCGGCCAGCAGGTCGCGCAGGATGCCGCCAAAGGTTGCCGTCAGCATGCCGGTCACGATCGCGACGACCGGCGAGCCTGTCGCCGCCAGGCCTTTCGCTGCACCCATGACGCAATAGGCCGAAAGGCCGACCGCATCGAGCCAAACGAGCATGCGGTAGCGGGATTCGAAGCGGTGGGAAGTTAGGAACACCAGGAGCCCGACCGAGGCGCAGACAATCAGATAGGCCGGGTTCAATACCCAGAACACGGGTGTTGCCCCCAGGATCACGTCGCGCATCGTGCCGCCGCCGATGCCGGTGACCGACGCCAGGAAGAGATAGCCGATGATATCGAGCTGCTTGCGGGACGCCGAAAGCGCGCCTGTCGCGGCGAAGACGGCCACACCGGCATAATCGAGGATTTCAAGGATCGGCATGGATGCTCCGCTTTGGACTGCGTTGATCCGGGATCGACGCTATCCGCGATCATTAGCGCAACGCTGGAAATAAGTCAGCGGGCGGCTCTATCATCAGGATATGCGCCCCTCTCGAGGTCGAAGGCACTCGCTCGTCACTCTGGCCCTCTCCCTGTCAGGACGCGGAGAGGGCCAGGGAGGCCCCGGCTCGTCCCTTCGCCCCGCATGCGGGGAGAAGGTGGCCGGCAGGCCGGATGAGGGGCGTCACCGGCACGCCGTGTCGCGACAGATCTAACGCGGCAAAAGCGTCTGCGTCCGGCCGAGCAGGTAATACGCAAGCAGCCCGGTCCATTCCTTGGCGGCGGTCGTCGTCAGCTGCGCGTTGAGCGCAGGCTGGGTGAAGTCAAAGCCGAGCCGCACCTTGCCGCTCGTGCGATAATCCGTCGGCCACGGCATCACGTCGATACCGAACGAACGAAAGAGGCCGACCGAGCGCGGCATGTGGTAGGCTGAGGTGACGAGCGCGCAGTGCTCCATTCGGTTTGCGCTCAACAGATCCCTGGTATTGCGTGCGTTCTCGAAGGTGGTGCGCGAGTCTTCCTCGCGGACGAGGCGTTCGGGGGCGATGCCGAACGCATCGAAGAACGCCCGCGAGGCTTCCGCGTCGCCGGCATAGCCGCCACTCAAGGAGCCATCGCCGCCCGACACGAGGATGCGGGCAGCAGGATAGGTCTTGGCGAGCCGGACGGTCTCGACGAAGCGCTCCGCCGCCTGGTTGAGTTCGATGCCG
Coding sequences within:
- a CDS encoding class I SAM-dependent methyltransferase: MSRDALKTLFHPFETGVIDPPGEDERVLFLGAEAGYRLPQGFSASIAAVQPLRPLYRALEAARADVTPLAEGDEYDAALVLCGKHKGENEDRIAEALKRTRAGALIVIAGGKEDGIQSLRKRIGKFGWDGDSLPKYHGVAFWFTRPEDVSDAMSQLAKVPVRVDGLFEATPGMFSHDRVDAGSELLASRLPKDLTGHAADFGAGWGYLSVMLAHASRGLKGIDLFEADYEALEAARVNMMANAPSIPARFYWHDLTTEETRDKYDLIVMNPPFHEGHAAEPSLGAAIIKSAAKALKHGGKLMLVANRGLAYEQVLAENFKESGETCRNARFKVLWAKR
- a CDS encoding YdcF family protein produces the protein MFLASKIFWLLAQPLSLAFFSILIGFVLALRGRARIGGVFGSLGLVALFVTLFTTTGSYFLQILEDRFPRPSPPAELSCIIVLGGAFENVVIAGRGGIELNQAAERFVETVRLAKTYPAARILVSGGDGSLSGGYAGDAEASRAFFDAFGIAPERLVREEDSRTTFENARNTRDLLSANRMEHCALVTSAYHMPRSVGLFRSFGIDVMPWPTDYRTSGKVRLGFDFTQPALNAQLTTTAAKEWTGLLAYYLLGRTQTLLPR
- the irrA gene encoding iron response transcriptional regulator IrrA, with the protein product MTKAPQMCSQERLRNSGLRPTRQRVALADLIFAKGDRHLTVEELHEEAVEAGVPVSLATVYNTLHQFTEAGMIRVLAVESAKTYFDTNVSDHHHFFVEGQNEVLDIPVSNIQIDNLPEPPEGMEISHVDVVVRLRRKSDR
- the fabA gene encoding 3-hydroxyacyl-[acyl-carrier-protein] dehydratase FabA; translated protein: MTTRQSSFSYEEILTCGRGEMFGPGNAQLPLPPMLMFNRITDISETGGPHNKGYIRAEFDITPDLWFFPCHFMGDPVMPGCLGLDAMWQLTGFFLGWLGEPGKGRAISTGEVKFTGMVTPKTKLVEYGIDFKRVMRGRLVLGIADGWMKADGEVIYKASDLRVGLFQEKAD
- the fabI gene encoding enoyl-ACP reductase FabI; protein product: MNGLMNGKRGLIMGVANNHSIAWGISKALAAQGAELAFTYQGEALGKRVKPLAAEVNSDFLLPCDVEDIASVDAVISAIKERWGKLDFIVHAIGFSDKNELKGLYADTTRDNFSRTMVISCFSFTEIARRAAELMNEGGTMLTLTYGGSTRVMPNYNVMGVAKAALEASVRYLAADYGTRGIRVNAISAGPIRTLAGAGISDARAMLSWQQKNSPLRRTVTIDDVGNSALYLLSDLSRGVTGEIHYVDSGYNITSMPTLEALRTADVE
- a CDS encoding trimeric intracellular cation channel family protein, whose protein sequence is MPILEILDYAGVAVFAATGALSASRKQLDIIGYLFLASVTGIGGGTMRDVILGATPVFWVLNPAYLIVCASVGLLVFLTSHRFESRYRMLVWLDAVGLSAYCVMGAAKGLAATGSPVVAIVTGMLTATFGGILRDLLAGEPSVLLRPEIYVTAALVGAGAFVSATMIGMPLAVTSALGVLAAFAVRGGALRYGWTLPIDKAGPGRHPNDVM
- the fabB gene encoding beta-ketoacyl-ACP synthase I, translating into MRRVVVTGLGIVSSIGNNAEEVTASLRDAKSGITFSPDFAENGFKCQVWGAPSLDPTDLVDRRAMRFLSQGGAWNHVAMKQAIADSGLEAGDITNERTGIIMGSGGPSTRTIVEAADVTRKNVSPKRIGPFAVPKAMSSTASATLATWFQIHGVNYSISSACSTSAHCIGNAAEMIQWGKQDVMFAGGHEDLDWTMSNLFDAMGAMSSKFNDTPSAASRAYDVNRDGFVIAGGAGVLVLEELEHAKARGAKIYAEIVGYGATSDGYDMVAPSGEGAVRCMRQALATVKGDIDYINTHGTSTPVGDSKEIGAIREVFGEKMPHIQSTKSLTGHSLGAAGVQESIYGLLMMQAGFIGESAHISELDPEFEGVPIVRKRIDNAKIDTVLSNSFGFGGTNATLVFQRYNG